The Fictibacillus arsenicus genome contains a region encoding:
- a CDS encoding TVP38/TMEM64 family protein: MLEGTSVYMEVLKFSGIFAPLLFILLQAFRQFFFLPVGLICLTGGILFGAVAGTLYSVIGITLSSVLFYFGMKSMPKLMKKIKRLQRKWIGKRMPFSVGQIAILKMIPFMHFHLLSLCLIEISSNFKEYTKASIISNIPIAIFYSSFGSIMLSLSLITSALLLVVLSVLFYLLRRKEWVIKWSEFFEEEAENREKQRMPA, from the coding sequence GTGTTAGAGGGTACTAGTGTTTACATGGAAGTCCTTAAGTTCAGCGGGATTTTTGCCCCTTTGCTCTTTATCCTTTTACAAGCGTTCAGGCAATTTTTTTTCTTGCCAGTCGGCTTGATCTGTCTTACAGGAGGGATTTTATTCGGTGCAGTAGCAGGCACTTTGTATTCTGTCATCGGCATTACCCTGTCGAGTGTACTCTTTTATTTCGGGATGAAAAGTATGCCAAAGCTTATGAAAAAAATAAAAAGACTTCAAAGAAAATGGATCGGTAAAAGAATGCCTTTTTCAGTCGGTCAGATTGCCATCTTAAAGATGATTCCATTCATGCATTTTCATCTGTTAAGTCTTTGTTTAATTGAAATTTCGTCAAATTTTAAAGAATATACAAAAGCAAGCATCATCTCAAATATTCCCATCGCCATTTTTTACTCATCTTTCGGATCTATAATGCTCTCCCTATCTCTAATAACTTCAGCCTTGTTGCTTGTTGTGCTTTCAGTCCTGTTTTATTTGCTAAGACGGAAAGAATGGGTTATAAAATGGAGTGAGTTTTTTGAGGAAGAGGCGGAAAATAGAGAAAAACAGCGCATGCCTGCATGA
- a CDS encoding dUTP diphosphatase, with translation MNVKIEKLFSMQNELNTRIVKEHNLENVSLSDQRRLAFLVELGELANETRCFKYWSKRPASEKEVILEEYVDGLHFVLSIGLELDFTEIELPNEVELTEKMDKIELNHLFLSLYQWGSKSLPNQEFYLFLNEFLGLGVKLGFSFQEIEAAYFEKNAVNHERQDSGY, from the coding sequence ATGAACGTGAAAATTGAAAAACTTTTTTCCATGCAGAATGAATTAAACACACGAATCGTAAAAGAACATAACCTTGAAAATGTTTCATTATCTGATCAGAGAAGATTAGCATTTCTTGTTGAGCTAGGGGAGCTTGCCAACGAAACAAGATGCTTTAAATATTGGAGTAAACGTCCAGCATCTGAAAAAGAAGTAATCTTAGAAGAATATGTAGACGGACTGCATTTTGTTTTATCGATTGGACTGGAACTAGATTTTACAGAAATAGAATTGCCTAATGAGGTTGAACTTACAGAAAAGATGGACAAGATAGAGTTAAACCACCTGTTTCTTTCTCTTTATCAGTGGGGGTCAAAAAGTTTACCGAACCAAGAATTTTATTTATTTTTGAATGAATTTTTGGGATTAGGTGTAAAGCTTGGATTTTCGTTTCAAGAGATTGAAGCAGCTTACTTCGAGAAGAATGCTGTAAATCACGAGCGTCAGGATTCGGGGTATTAA
- the sspI gene encoding small acid-soluble spore protein SspI — protein sequence MNLDLRKAVLHNVTGNNKEQLQDTIVDAIESGEEKMLPGLGVLFEVIWKNSDEQKKEEILTTLSNGLK from the coding sequence ATGAATCTTGACTTAAGAAAAGCTGTATTGCATAACGTTACAGGCAACAATAAAGAACAATTGCAAGATACGATCGTTGATGCCATCGAGAGCGGAGAAGAAAAAATGCTTCCTGGTCTAGGTGTCCTTTTCGAAGTAATCTGGAAAAATTCAGACGAACAAAAGAAGGAAGAAATCTTGACAACTTTATCAAACGGCTTAAAATAA